Proteins co-encoded in one Natrarchaeobius halalkaliphilus genomic window:
- a CDS encoding Hvo_1808 family surface protein, producing MRPTRTQIGVAFVAVAAIALLVVLASGGPLGGAFGESDPSADGSSDDRTVGPDTTETVGYVEGYWHDDDLPVDERDDAALSPDELEAVVYRSMARVEEIRGLTFENEVSVEIVSREEYRNESDDLFRNVSEGERLQQNVNFEALFVVDRATDAEDEFDSLYGGAVDGYYDPGNEEIVVVSDTPDAPETDEIILGHELLHALQDQQFDLSSFDRDTIDRSAATNGLVEGDAVWVETEYERRCGEEWTCVRPESATSSAADLNWGLYLIVYQPYNDGPDYVEYLREQDGGWAAVDAAYDDPPTSSAEVIRPGDDGERIDVGVPDRSSDDWTPHEVDGEVATETVGEVGMVSMFAAGAFDADRPTVLEYDAVVTADLGYEYDQPYTDGWAGDQLVTYVRTDDGPDERSDDGGEQQADDADGSADAVEETGYVWRTEWRTDEDAREFLDGYLSLLEGYDAEPVDDRANTVEIESDYPGAYAVDHDGQSVTIVRAPSAAAIDEIHADIDPDDTDSFELEDDEADATGTGDPTEDEAGDEVDAIGGTGAGGDSVLVVATVVAGTGVAIVVLRRRRSSAGESSVESELVATEAAERGPKEPGDG from the coding sequence ATGAGGCCGACGCGAACGCAGATCGGCGTTGCTTTCGTCGCCGTCGCGGCGATCGCTCTCCTCGTGGTCCTCGCCAGCGGAGGCCCGTTGGGCGGCGCGTTCGGAGAGTCCGACCCGTCGGCCGACGGCTCGAGTGACGATCGGACGGTCGGCCCCGATACGACCGAGACCGTCGGCTACGTCGAAGGCTACTGGCACGACGACGACCTTCCCGTCGACGAGCGCGACGACGCAGCACTTTCGCCCGACGAACTCGAGGCCGTGGTCTATCGATCCATGGCACGCGTCGAGGAGATCAGGGGACTGACGTTCGAAAACGAGGTCTCGGTCGAGATCGTCTCGCGCGAGGAGTACCGAAACGAGAGCGACGATCTGTTCCGGAACGTCTCCGAGGGGGAACGACTCCAACAGAACGTCAACTTCGAGGCGCTGTTCGTCGTCGATCGAGCGACTGACGCCGAAGACGAGTTCGACTCGCTCTACGGCGGTGCCGTCGACGGTTACTACGATCCCGGAAACGAGGAGATCGTCGTCGTCTCCGACACCCCCGACGCGCCCGAAACCGACGAGATAATCCTCGGTCACGAGTTGCTCCACGCCCTCCAGGACCAGCAGTTCGACCTCTCGAGTTTCGATCGCGACACGATCGACCGGTCCGCCGCCACGAACGGCCTCGTCGAGGGCGACGCCGTCTGGGTCGAAACCGAGTACGAGCGTCGATGCGGCGAGGAGTGGACGTGCGTCCGTCCCGAGAGCGCGACGTCGTCGGCCGCGGACCTCAACTGGGGGCTGTACCTGATCGTCTACCAGCCCTACAACGACGGCCCCGACTACGTCGAATACCTCAGAGAGCAGGACGGCGGCTGGGCGGCCGTCGACGCCGCCTACGACGATCCGCCGACGAGCAGCGCCGAGGTGATCCGACCCGGCGACGACGGCGAGCGGATCGACGTCGGCGTTCCGGATCGCTCGAGCGACGACTGGACGCCACACGAAGTCGACGGGGAAGTCGCGACCGAGACCGTCGGCGAGGTGGGAATGGTCTCGATGTTCGCCGCCGGCGCGTTCGATGCCGACCGACCGACCGTGCTCGAGTACGACGCGGTCGTCACCGCCGATCTCGGATACGAGTACGACCAGCCCTACACCGACGGCTGGGCCGGCGACCAACTCGTCACGTACGTCAGAACCGACGACGGACCTGATGAACGGAGCGACGACGGTGGCGAACAGCAGGCCGATGACGCCGACGGATCGGCCGACGCCGTCGAGGAGACGGGCTACGTCTGGCGGACCGAGTGGCGGACCGACGAGGACGCCCGGGAGTTCCTCGATGGCTATCTATCGCTCCTCGAGGGCTACGACGCAGAACCCGTCGACGATCGGGCGAACACCGTCGAGATCGAATCCGACTACCCCGGCGCGTACGCCGTCGATCACGACGGCCAGTCGGTAACGATCGTTCGCGCGCCGTCGGCGGCCGCGATCGACGAGATCCACGCCGATATCGACCCCGACGACACCGACTCGTTCGAACTCGAGGACGACGAGGCCGACGCGACGGGAACCGGCGATCCGACCGAAGACGAAGCCGGTGACGAGGTCGACGCGATCGGCGGGACCGGAGCGGGCGGCGATTCCGTCCTCGTCGTCGCAACGGTCGTCGCGGGGACCGGAGTCGCGATCGTCGTGCTCAGACGTCGTCGCTCGAGCGCTGGAGAATCGAGCGTCGAGTCCGAACTCGTCGCGACCGAAGCGGCCGAACGAGGCCCGAAGGAACCCGGAGACGGGTAG
- a CDS encoding cysteine hydrolase family protein: protein MNLEPARTAVVVVDMQNGFCHPDGALYAPGSEAVIGPIASLLERAHDAGVTVLYTRDVHPPEQFEDAHYYDEFEQWGEHVLEGSWEAEIVEELPAESADHVVEKHTYDAFYETELEGWLNARGINDLVICGTLANVCVLHTGGSAGLRDFRPIMLEDCIGAIEDDHREYSLEHADWLFGEVAESDDLEFEAD from the coding sequence ATGAACCTCGAGCCAGCACGAACGGCGGTCGTGGTCGTCGACATGCAAAACGGGTTCTGTCACCCGGACGGCGCGCTGTACGCACCGGGCAGCGAGGCGGTCATCGGGCCGATCGCGTCCCTGCTCGAGCGCGCTCACGACGCCGGCGTCACCGTCCTCTACACGCGAGACGTCCACCCGCCCGAGCAGTTCGAGGACGCCCACTACTACGACGAGTTCGAACAGTGGGGCGAACACGTCCTCGAGGGGTCGTGGGAGGCCGAAATCGTCGAGGAACTGCCCGCCGAATCGGCCGATCACGTCGTCGAGAAACACACGTACGACGCCTTCTACGAGACCGAACTCGAGGGGTGGCTGAACGCCCGCGGAATCAACGACCTCGTGATCTGTGGCACGCTCGCGAACGTCTGCGTGCTCCACACCGGCGGCAGTGCCGGTCTACGCGATTTCCGGCCGATCATGCTCGAGGACTGTATCGGCGCGATCGAGGACGACCACCGCGAGTACTCGCTCGAACACGCCGACTGGCTGTTCGGTGAGGTGGCCGAAAGCGACGATCTCGAGTTCGAGGCCGACTGA
- a CDS encoding HTTM domain-containing protein, with translation MQSVGRASASTVLSAVSERLRASVRIDARTLALFRIVVALLILADLRLRARNFGTFYTDDGLVPISMAREAAPIDVVSIYTLSGDPTVTAGLFVLHGLIALQLLVGYRTRLATALSFAFVVSLDLRNPLVLSYADVLFAWLLLWAIFVPLGERWSIDAVHADRPPRESVASLGTALILLQMVTMYVVNGVHKSTSDLWRSGEAAPLVLGLDELTFLLGDTARSVPTLLQYGGVAWFVMLLFAWLLVLVRGRVRTALVCAFASVHLSFAVTVRIGAFAYVALAGVLLFLQTDFWDDLATLRRRLERRSIQPGAPVDRLPAVGCGFGSVRRRLIALAEGVPRATLGLETPGWLPRDPSRTVLTAGVLVFAALAAVSLLSAGGLVASDAGGVQEAEAATAAFVSHQTEWSIFAPNPRTTDRYYVFPAKTADGTLLDRYNDRELSYERPTDELQTQYGTYRERFYMTSVANGDPPAAPKRLAESLCAAGSADGDELTHVNMYRVEEEVTLETIDSPSERDRSAVVLFRHGCGDHEPTEFDPPEF, from the coding sequence ATGCAGTCCGTCGGACGAGCGTCTGCGTCGACGGTCCTCTCTGCCGTCTCCGAACGGCTTCGAGCATCCGTTCGAATCGACGCGCGGACCCTGGCGCTCTTTCGGATCGTCGTTGCGCTTCTCATCCTCGCCGATCTCCGTCTCCGGGCGCGAAACTTCGGGACGTTCTACACGGACGACGGGCTCGTTCCGATCTCGATGGCGCGTGAGGCCGCGCCGATCGACGTGGTGTCGATCTACACCCTCTCTGGCGACCCGACCGTGACCGCCGGACTGTTCGTTCTACACGGGCTGATCGCGCTCCAGTTGCTCGTGGGGTATCGAACCCGGCTCGCGACCGCCCTCTCGTTCGCCTTCGTCGTCTCGCTCGACCTTCGCAACCCGCTCGTCTTGAGCTACGCCGACGTCCTGTTCGCGTGGCTGTTGCTGTGGGCGATCTTCGTTCCGCTCGGAGAGCGGTGGTCGATCGACGCCGTTCACGCCGACCGACCGCCGCGGGAGTCGGTCGCGTCCCTCGGCACCGCACTGATACTCCTCCAGATGGTCACGATGTACGTCGTCAACGGCGTCCACAAGTCCACCTCCGACCTCTGGCGAAGCGGCGAGGCGGCTCCGCTGGTACTCGGCCTCGACGAACTGACGTTCCTGCTCGGAGATACCGCACGCTCGGTTCCGACGCTCTTGCAGTACGGGGGCGTGGCGTGGTTCGTCATGCTGCTGTTCGCGTGGCTGCTCGTCCTCGTCCGCGGCCGGGTTCGGACGGCCCTGGTCTGTGCGTTCGCCTCGGTTCACCTCTCGTTCGCCGTGACGGTCCGAATCGGGGCGTTCGCCTACGTCGCGCTCGCTGGCGTTCTCCTGTTCTTGCAGACCGATTTCTGGGACGACCTGGCGACGCTTCGACGCCGACTCGAGCGACGGTCGATCCAGCCTGGGGCTCCCGTCGACCGACTTCCCGCCGTCGGCTGCGGTTTCGGGTCCGTTCGGCGGCGGTTGATCGCACTCGCGGAGGGGGTCCCACGTGCGACGCTCGGCCTCGAGACCCCCGGCTGGCTTCCTCGAGATCCGTCGAGGACAGTGCTGACTGCGGGCGTTCTCGTCTTCGCCGCGCTCGCAGCCGTCTCCCTGCTCTCGGCCGGCGGCCTCGTCGCTTCGGACGCCGGCGGCGTCCAGGAGGCCGAAGCGGCGACGGCGGCGTTCGTCTCCCACCAGACCGAGTGGTCGATCTTCGCTCCGAACCCGCGGACGACCGACCGGTACTACGTCTTCCCCGCGAAGACGGCGGACGGTACGCTTCTCGACCGGTATAACGATCGTGAACTCAGCTACGAGCGGCCGACGGACGAGTTACAGACACAGTACGGGACCTATCGGGAACGGTTCTACATGACGAGCGTCGCCAACGGCGATCCGCCAGCGGCTCCGAAACGCCTCGCCGAGTCGCTCTGTGCGGCCGGCAGCGCCGACGGCGACGAACTCACCCACGTCAACATGTACCGCGTCGAAGAGGAGGTCACCCTCGAGACGATCGATTCGCCGTCGGAGCGAGACCGATCGGCCGTCGTGCTCTTTCGTCACGGCTGCGGTGACCACGAGCCGACGGAGTTCGACCCGCCCGAATTCTGA
- a CDS encoding helix-turn-helix transcriptional regulator, whose translation MDSSLEEIEFLALSANRVDVLRLLSDDRCTRRELAEATGASQATLGRILADFDDRSWVRRDGSEYAATATGRLVATGFTDLQEIIETERTLREIVDYLPTESLSFDLRRLSDATITVPTQTRPNAPLQRLLGLLEDADEVWTASHAFNEQTLTVVRERTLEGDQRFNGVFSRSAIEALTHDSGLRRRLEGLLETEHASVRITDEEIPLAVMIVDDVVTLLLRDDDGILRASVDVSDEVIRSWAENTFEAYWERATPLDVEMVGSG comes from the coding sequence ATGGACTCGTCGCTCGAGGAGATCGAGTTTCTCGCCCTCTCGGCCAACCGCGTCGACGTGCTCAGGCTGCTCTCGGACGACCGGTGCACTCGGCGGGAACTCGCGGAGGCGACCGGTGCCTCCCAGGCGACGCTCGGTCGGATCCTCGCCGATTTCGACGACCGCTCCTGGGTCCGACGGGACGGGAGCGAGTACGCGGCGACGGCGACCGGTCGACTGGTCGCGACCGGATTTACGGACTTACAGGAGATCATCGAGACCGAACGGACGCTCCGGGAGATCGTCGACTACCTGCCGACGGAGTCGCTCTCGTTCGATCTCCGACGGCTCTCGGACGCGACGATCACCGTGCCCACGCAGACGCGGCCGAACGCGCCGCTCCAGCGACTCCTTGGGCTGCTCGAGGACGCCGACGAGGTCTGGACGGCCTCGCACGCGTTCAACGAACAGACGCTGACGGTCGTTCGCGAGCGGACCCTCGAGGGCGACCAGCGGTTCAACGGCGTCTTCTCCCGGAGCGCGATCGAAGCGCTGACCCACGATTCGGGGCTGCGCCGACGCCTCGAAGGGTTGCTCGAGACCGAACACGCGAGCGTCAGGATCACCGACGAAGAGATCCCGCTCGCGGTGATGATCGTCGACGACGTCGTCACCCTGCTGTTGCGCGATGACGACGGCATCCTGCGTGCGTCGGTCGACGTCTCCGACGAGGTCATCCGCTCGTGGGCCGAGAACACGTTCGAAGCCTACTGGGAGCGAGCGACCCCCCTCGACGTCGAGATGGTCGGCTCCGGGTGA